A genomic region of Raphanus sativus cultivar WK10039 chromosome 6, ASM80110v3, whole genome shotgun sequence contains the following coding sequences:
- the LOC108806649 gene encoding uncharacterized protein LOC108806649, producing MYVTRRLSEYQRNRSEFKQPLPEGPNSGVLIIQDEESKPTCCFGSCYESRLRGLPFPQNAKLSVIYIIAANNTTIVYRDPVVFIPVLDQPLSSNRYYAIKRSGKHSGEASANAKEEDRVPCCFCFTHVPEAKPQQADPYDIYQQFEIHQRKSLSRYYFATSVAPDGVPPEFLKRKSWTVEYSTSEDYGLRDDAKGINAKLRSELPSDLNRSVVVGNWYVPFIFVKDGDAKDQLKSSTYYRMSLYQKWEEVYSCENVDKENKAVVNVEVEPEVVRLEGQVIGKETMRVDEVGVVWFGFANKSVGLRSVVTDRMKWEEERFGWKSRAVVERTDRFDGGGSSWKSYKCYVLVEGFVLRRMDESVVLTFEFKHADRLKTKWES from the exons ATGTATGTTACAAGGCGTTTGTCGGAATATCAAAGAAACAGATCGGAGTTTAAGCAACCATTGCCGGAAGGTCCGAACTCCGGTGTACTTATAATTCAAGATGAAGAGTCAAAGCCAACTTGTTGCTTCGGATCTTGCTACGAGTCTAGACTCAGAGGCTTACCGTTCCCACAGAACGCAAAGCTGTCTGTGATATACATCATCGCAGCTAATAACACGACCATCGTTTATCGTGATCCTGTCGTTTTCATTCCGGTTCTTGACCAGCCGTTGTCCTCTAACCGTTACTACGCCATTAAAAGAAGCGGGAAACACTCAGG AGAAGCTTCGGCTAATGCGAAAGAGGAAGACAGAGTCCCCTGCTGCTTTTGCTTCACCCATGTTCCTGAAGCTAAACCACAACAAGCAGATCCTTATGACATTTACCAACAATTCGAGATCCATCAACGAAAATCTTTGTCTCGATATTACTTTGCAACATCCGTTGCTCCTGACGGTGTACCACCAGAGTTCCTTAAGAGAAAAAGTTGGACCGTTGAGTACTCTACGTCCGAAGACTATGGTCTGAGAGACGATGCAAAAGGGATTAACGCTAAGCTTCGTTCCGAGCTTCCTAGTGATCTGAACAGAAGTGTTGTGGTAGGGAACTGGTACGTACCTTTCATATTTGTGAAGGATGGAGACGCAAAGGATCAGCTTAAGAGCTCAACTTATTACAGAATGAGTCTTTACCAAAAATGGGAGGAGGTGTACTCTTGTGAAAACGTTGACAAAGAAAACAAGGCTGTAGTCAATGTGGAAGTTGAGCCAGAAGTTGTGAGGCTTGAGGGACAAGTTATTGGAAAAGAGACAATGAGGGTGGATGAAGTTGGGgttgtttggtttgggtttgcaAACAAGAGTGTTGGTTTGAGGTCTGTTGTCACTGATAGAATGAAATGGGAAGAGGAGAGGTTCGGGTGGAAGAGCAGAGCCGTGGTTGAAAGAACAGACAGATTCGATGGAGGCGGTTCGAGTTGGAAGAGCTATAAATGTTATGTGTTGGTGGAGGGCTTTGTCTTGAGGAGGATGGATGAAAGTGTGGTCTTGACATTTGAGTTCAAACATGCTGATAGGTTGAAGACCAAGTGGGAATCATGA
- the LOC108808358 gene encoding uncharacterized protein LOC108808358, giving the protein MTQPMRLPSGYSPIKKYVFTKVTQMISTTYYLMSLYQRWEEFYYCENAYKNNCEVVVNIQVEPVVVKIEGHEIEEKSGSMDENEVVWFEVADKRISLKNAVIMRMEREELNFGWKSDPQETVIERSSKFSGGDSNWKSYRCYVLVKSFVLKRRDESIVVTFEFRHVNKLNTKWEL; this is encoded by the exons ATGACGCAACCAATGAG ACTCCCTTCGGGGTATAGccctataaaaaaatatgtcttCACGAAAGTAACGCAAATGATAAGCACAACTTATTACCTCATGTCTCTTTACCAAAGATGGGAAGAGTTTTACTATTGTGAGAACGCATACAAAAACAACTGCGAAGTTGTAGTTAATATTCAAGTTGAACCAGTAGTTGTGAAGATTGAGGGACATGAGATAGAAGAAAAGAGTGGAAGTATGGATGAAAATGAGGTCGTGTGGTTTGAGGTTGCAGACAAGAGAATAAGTTTGAAAAATGCTGTTATTATGAGGATGGAAAGGGAAGAGTTGAATTTTGGGTGGAAGAGTGATCCTCAAGAAACGGTGATTGAGAGATCTAGCAAATTTAGTGGTGGTGATTCGAACTGGAAGAGCTATAGATGTTATGTGTTGGTGAAGAGCTTTGTGTTGAAGAGAAGGGATGAGAGTATAGTTGTGACATTTGAGTTCAGACATGTTAATAAGTTGAATACCAAGTGGGAATTATAA
- the LOC108805935 gene encoding uncharacterized protein LOC108805935, protein MYVTRALSEYRKTPSELKKPPPEGPNSGVLVIQDEESLTTCCFGLCNETLFRGLPFPQSAALTVIHNYGSHRDNVRRDPAVFIPVLSQPLSSNRYYTYERCGYYSRESSTSTEREVERVTCCFCIRFNHVHRYKKPQPDPYDIHQQVVITTTSSPSCSYYHAKPADPNAILPAYLMSSWTLENRTSTLRLIDDAKGLNVELRSKLPGLDMSVVVGKWYVPFLFVKEGDIIDQVKISMYYNMTLHQRWEEVFFYENVHNEDCIQVAVDVDLEAQVIKVEGQKINIETTNLDAKGIVWFQVLDHEGKNKKIGLRSMIVERMESEEKIFGWKKIDGNRVTVKRLDRFECGSSHWKSYKCYVLVESFELKRMDESLVLTYEFRHADKLRTIQY, encoded by the exons ATGTATGTAACAAGGGCTTTGTCGGAGTACCGGAAAACCCCATCGGAGCTCAAGAAGCCACCACCTGAAGGTCCAAACTCTGGTGTGCTTGTGATTCAAGACGAAGAATCGTTGACTACTTGTTGCTTCGGTTTGTGCAACGAAACTCTCTTCAGAGGATTACCGTTTCCACAAAGCGCAGCGTTGACCGTTATACACAACTACGGTTCACATAGAGACAACGTTCGTCGTGATCCGGCTGTGTTCATACCTGTTCTTAGCCAACCTCTATCTTCTAACCGTTACTACACTTATGAACGGTGCGGGTACTATTCGAG AGAATCATCTACTAGCACTGAAAGAGAGGTGGAGAGAGTAACATGCTGCTTCTGCATCAGATTCAATCATGTTCATAGGTATAAGAAGCCACAACCAGATCCTTATGACATTCATCAACAAGTTGTGATCACAACTACATCATCACCTTCCTGTTCTTACTATCACGCCAAACCCGCTGATCCCAATGCTATACTTCCTGCATACCTCATGAGTAGCTGGACGTTAGAAAACAGGACTTCAACCTTACGTCTCATAGATGATGCCAAAGGTCTAAATGTAGAGCTTCGTTCTAAGCTTCCTGGTCTTGATATGAGCGTTGTTGTAGGGAAATGGTATGTCCCTTTCTTGTTTGTGAAGGAAGGAGACATAATAGATCAAGTGAAGATATCAATGTATTACAACATGACCCTTCATCAAAGATGGGAAGAGGTTTTCTTCTATGAGAATGTTCACAACGAAGATTGTATTCAGGTTGCCGTTGATGTGGATCTTGAAGCTCAAGTGATTAAAGTTGAGGGACAAAAGATTAATATAGAAACAACAAATTTGGATGCTAAAGGGATTGTTTGGTTCCAAGTTTTAGATCATGAAGGAAAAAACAAGAAGATAGGTTTAAGGTCAATGATTGTTGAGAGGATGGAAAGcgaagagaagatctttggatGGAAGAAGATAGATGGAAACCGAGTGACGGTTAAGAGATTGGATCGATTTGAATGTGGTTCATCGCATTGGAAGAGTTATAAATGTTATGTGTTGGTAGAGAGCTTTGAGCTGAAGAGAATGGATGAGAGTTTGGTGTTGACATATGAGTTTAGACATGCTGATAAGTTGAGGACTATCCAATACTGA
- the LOC108809941 gene encoding uncharacterized protein LOC108809941, with protein sequence MYVTRRLSEYQRNPLKLEQQPPEGPNSGVFVIQDEESRPLSCFGLCYGQDLKGLPFPQNAKLTVGYSDGDDFYHDPVLFIPVLGQPLSSNCYYVIIRRGKHSGEASASAKEEDRVPCCFCFNYVPEAKPQQADPYDIYQQFEIHQRKSYYYSATSVAPDGVPPQFLKRKNWRVGYSTSQDFGLIDDAKGINTMLRSKLPSDLNTSVVVGKWYVPFIFVKERDAKVQIKRSTYYSMTLRQSWEEVYSCSNVDYNEEHGEVEVDVEVESELVKLEGQVIRKENRGVDENGVVWFEITGKKIGLRSMVVEKMKWEEERFGWSKETDDIKSSIKRSERFEGNAMLWQSYKCYVLVETFELKRMDGNLVLTYEFRHADKLKSKWD encoded by the exons ATGTATGTTACAAGACGTCTTTCTGAGTACCAGAGGAACCCGTTGAAGTTGGAACAGCAGCCACCAGAAGGTCCAAACTCTGGAGTATTTGTGATTCAAGACGAAGAGTCAAGACCCCTCTCTTGCTTTGGGTTGTGCTATGGTCAAGATCTAAAAGGCTTGCCGTTCCCACAGAACGCAAAGCTGACGGTGGGATATAGTGACGGAGATGATTTTTATCATGACCCGGTCTTGTTCATCCCGGTTCTCGGTCAGCCCTTATCTTCAAACTGTTATTACGTTATTATAAGACGTGGGAAGCATTCAGG AGAAGCATCGGCAAGTGCCAAAGAGGAAGACAGAGTCCCATGCTGCTTTTGTTTCAACTATGTCCCTGAAGCTAAGCCACAACAAGCAGATCCTTATGACATATATCAACAATTTGAGATCCATCAAAGAAAGTCTTATTATTACTCTGCAACATCCGTTGCTCCTGACGGGGTGCCACCCCAGTtccttaaaagaaaaaactggaGGGTTGGGTACTCAACTTCGCAAGACTTTGGTCTAATAGATGATGCAAAGGGAATTAACACTATGCTTCGTTCCAAGCTTCCTAGTGATTTGAACACAAGCGTTGTGGTAGGGAAATGGTATGTCCCTTTCATATTTGTGAAAGAAAGAGACGCAAAGGTTCAGATAAAGAGATCAACCTATTACAGCATGACTCTTAGACAAAGTTGGGAAGAGGTTTACTCATGTAGTAACGTTGATTACAACGAAGAACACGGAGAAGTTGAAGTTGATGTTGAAGTAGAATCAGAATTGGTGAAGCTTGAAGGGCAAGTgattagaaaagaaaacagaggtGTGGATGAAAATGGGGTTGTGTGGTTCGAGATTACAGGCAAGAAGATAGGTTTAAGATCAATGGTCGTGGAGAAGATGAAATGGGAAGAGGAGAGATTTGGATGGTCAAAGGAAACTGATGACATAAAGTCTAGCATTAAGAGATCAGAGAGATTTGAAGGTAATGCAATGCTTTGGCAGAGTTATAAATGTTATGTGTTGGTAGAGACCTTTGAATTGAAGAGAATGGATGGGAATTTGGTGTTGACATATGAGTTTAGGCATGCTGATAAGTTAAAGAGCAAGTGGGATTGA